tttatccgCCATATTCATACACGTCCATCAACATGATTTCATATGAAAATCATGAGTCTaaatacactaaaaaaaattaatatattttttaaacattgatTTCTCGTAGGAATTCAAATTGTACTGTGCAGGTTTAATTCTCAAGACATTTTACATTGATGCATCAAACGacttatgtgttttttttttttggttaatgtTAAAACGTGGCTCTTTGTAATTATCCCTTCAACTTTCATATGGGTAATGTGAAAAGGAGAAAATACAATGcccaaatattttctttttttagagtGGATTAAATAAGATCTAGtgcatgtttttaattttttggatattATACGTAGATGATAAATTTTTTCTGGGTTTGAAAATGGAGTTGATGAATTTGGTGggtttgaagatgaagatgatgatttttgttttttgtctaagttcttttgttttagtttcattttaatgaaaagttttttttttttcctaatttgAACTTGTCACATCACTACCTCTCAACTCAAAATACCGGACTCttctaatttttaatttctaatgCTAATCGTCAccactcttttatttttcttagtttatTGAAGATATGTAATTTCAGACTAAATCTTGACATGAAATAATcctccaaattattttttctttctcgttatattaaataagtgtgattttcacATTATTTTAGTGTATTTCgttgtcccgtctttgtgcggtgtatttgttgtcccgtctttatgcggtgtattttgtttccCATTTGTGCggtatttatttgtttcatatTGAAGAATTAGTTCCGATCAAGTGCAAATCCATTCAAAGTTTatttttgtgtcatcaacgctacaAATCTAAAGACATGAACATATTCGTAGGCTTATGCAATTttccgttttatgctattaacatgaatgttgtgagtttgttcacaaattcatcctttttgtttttagacaATTTGAATTTGTACTGAATCGATATACTCTATTAATTTGAATGAATTAATATcgtttatttttagtaaaaaaaacaaatgattgaGAGATTGATATTGTTTACGGATCAAAGAGATTGATAGTTTaagaattatttaatatttctaTTGTTCACGAACGGAATTGGAGAGATTAATGATAGTTTGACCAACTTGAATGgtttactcattattttaattactccctccggtcctttttataaggaacacttagggcaaaaaaattggttctttttataagaaactttgaccaattttcaaatgttttaaatgttcaatttcacttatgcccttatttattatgagatagaatttaaaaataagtaagttagttgaataaagagtaattaaataagggtatacatggaataaatttaaatttataagagtattaaatgaaaataactatgttaaatgtgcttcattggtctgtgtgatttttccaaagtgttccttataaaaaggaccggaggagtaccatatatacaaaaactatcattaatattattagtcaaaattttgaccaaaaaataattagtaGTAGTCAAAAGATAAAACTATCattaatacatatttgttaATTTAGACGTTTTTATTAGTGATTACCGGTTattaatcaattatttaattaatatgatTGATACGTTCAATACATTTGAGATATGGTAGAATATATTTTTAccttctaccaaaaaaaaaagaatataattttacCTTTTCTCCCCTTCCTACCtctctatatataaatatagttaGCCAATTACAACATTATCTCAGACCAAATACAGTGAAAATGAAGATTATTCACATTCTCTTCCTCTTCACTTTTATCTCATTCACTATTTGCCATGCTTCTGTAAATGATTTTTGTGTTGCAGATTTAAAGGCTCCAACCTCCAATTCAGGCTATCCTTGCAAACCTGTCGAAAGTGTCACATCGGACGATTTCGTCTTTCATGGCCTCGTAGCCGGAAACACCAACAACACTTTTAAACTTGGAGTCACGTATGCAAGTGTAACCAATTTCCCAGCCCTAAATGGGCTTGGAGTCACCGCGATGCGCGTAGACATAGAAGAAGGCGGATTAGCTCCAATGCACACTCATCCCGGTGCTACCGAATTAATTATAATGGTTCAAGGTGAACTAACCGCTGGATTTGTTACACCTACTTCAACTTATTCCAAGGCGTTGAAACCCGGTGATCTTTTCGTTGTTCCACCGGGGATGATGCATTATGTCCTTAATACCGGAAAGGGAAAAGTTATTGCTTATGTTGCATTTAGTAGTGAAAAACCTAGTATTCAAACacttgatcttcttttgtttggtaATAATTTGCCTTCTGATTTAGTTGCAAAAACTACTTACCTTGATATTGATCAAGTGAAGAAGTTAAAGGCTCATTTTAAAGGAAGTGGTTAGAAATATAagggtttttatttttatgttctAGTTTTACCAAACGTTAAAAATACTATATGAAATAATTTGAGTTATACATTTCTTGATTTCTTTGTCTCTCTCTTTTTCTACTTTTATGGTTCTACATTACTCCTTGGAttgatttaaattatatatagatCTAACTTAACATGTGTGAAAAGACATATTCATTGTTGATAGATATatcatttgaaattcaaatagtAGTAGTggtactttttctttttatgataatttaaaaatcatatagtgacaaaaaaacaaaaccaaatactaaaatatatacCCATGGCATTTAAAAGGATTGTAAAGCatattgttttgattttgatttaaaGATTATGTAGCATTTGCCAACTAATGAGACATCACAATGTCTTGGTTGAATTTTATGAAGTTTGTTTTGATTCATATAACTCTCTACATTTACTGGattttattgagttttttttttttttttggaataatttTCTTGATATTTTCATTAACAGACGTATCTGTTTTCgaataaaattaatgattatgattatttgatttttaatttggttAAGTAGGCTCATTGCTTAATGAGTTGAAGAGTTCATTGTAGTTGAAGGTAGATAATCTTAGTTTGATGTAATATATGTAGTAATAGAGGGAGGTGTGTTAGAGTGTTATATGATAGTAACATGGGCTTTGTAATAGGCCCATGTGCTATGTGAGGGCAATGTACAAATAGTCCTGATGCAAAGTGAATAAACAAGTGCAACGCGGGCTTTCACAATACATTAGGAAGAACAAGTGCGGGATGGTGTGTTCGTGATCACTTGGTACACTTTGTCACGGCTGGAACTACATGGATGCAAGGACCATGTTCTATAATTGAAGGTGAAGCTATGCCTTTGATTGAAGACATGAATGAAGTGACTCGCCGTGGCATCTCTCATGTCATTTTTAAAATCGATCCCAAAATTGTAGTGGATTCAATTCATAATGTGCACTCGGGTGTCTCGGAATTTAGCACCTTTATTTGTAATATTCGTAATGTATTGTCTTGAGTTTGTGtttgtcaatatatatatatatatggggttttctaacttagaccctaagttagcaaggtgcaccttttcaattggaccaaaatacccattctttttaattaattaaccaaaatacccattagtagacgcagatccaatgtcgcgcgcgtaccgaaggaccatggttacagaccgttgatttccatcagacagccaagatctgatctcatcaagactgtctgatcaatcagacagcccagatcatcctgatccatcagattccagcgcctgcgccacactggattacaacctggagagagaaaaatttgctttttaaaagtaggacacgtgtcacacaatggttggctgggcgtgatttttgttcatttaatactttgaactcaattatttcgttgtaaattaattttttatttttttatttttataccaaaattcataatttttttttgtctacaaatagagacttggttcgtttgatttggacaccgaaaaaaaaacgcaatttttcactaccttaatctcattttttgtctactaaatacgttacttgtgtgttgtaatttaacacgcaccactcaaccaactcactgaaaccattataccaggaaaatagtagataatattctggaacttttggtatattttatgaaatttttggagacttgaaactatttttagttaattaaatgagataaaacggtaattaaaaactaatgtttgcttctgaaaccattttactggtagaatggttgcacatagttgtattctgaaaccattttactggtagaatggtttcaatgagtaatttattaattgtgtttgcttctgaaaccatttatctggtacaatggtttcagagagttgtaatctgaaaccattttgctggtagaatggtttcagtaagttgattattagttatttgcttctgaaaccatttagcttgtagaatggttgcacatagttgtattctgaaaccattttactggtagaatggtttcagtgagtaatttattaattgtgtttgcttctgaaaccatttatctggtacaatggtttcagagagttgtaatctgaaaccattttgctggtagaatggtttcagtgagttgatgtaaggtagtgaaaaatgagattaaggtagtgaaaaattgggtttttttttctgtgtccaaatcaaacgaatcaagtctctatttgtagagaaaaaaaaattatgaattttggtataaaaaaaataaataaaaaattaatttacaacgaaataattgagttcaaagtattaaatggaaaaaaatcacgcccagccaatcagacagcgacacgtgtcctgcttttaaaaagtagattcttctctcaggctgtaatccagtgtggtgcacgcgctggaatctgatggattcggatgatctgggatgtctgattgatcagacagtcttgatgagatcagatcttggctgtatgatggaaatcaacggcctgtaaccatggtactgcggtacgcgcgcgacactggatccgcgtccattgatggtaatttggttaattaattaaaaagaatgggtattttggtccaactgaaaaggtgcaccttgctaacttagacccaactgggtctaagttagcagccccctatatatatatatatatatatatatatatatatatatatatatatatatatatatagagagagagagagagagagagagagattttcTTTTGACGTGCTACCTACTTCTCGCGCGCTCTGCACGTTTCTATTTTTATCATTCCGCTCCTTAACtaacggacgttataaaaaaaattgatatgatGTTTTTGGGAGTATCCGCTACCTAAATAGCAGACATGAGTATTTTGATAAATCCGTCTGACGCACAAGAAAATAAGTACAGTGGCTACCGAATAAACAAGTGTTGTGCATAATTTCACCCATTCATACTTAAACTTAGTTTCTGTTAATTCAGTCAATTCTCCCCCCAACAATCATAATTTTTCATAGGGCATATTACGTTGAAGAGTGGTGAAGACTAGTAAGATCCTTTTAAGTTGAAGATcttaattgatatattttaatactccctatcattttataagacatattttaactaaatatattatttatatgtcttgttttgaccgtatttttctaccgtatttttctaaaagtatataaatataaatattatcatatgtttgatttgtttcgatgaatatttttaaaatatcaaattttcataatttttactaatagacaattaaaaataatcgtaatcaaaattatgtattgtcATACGTGCAATGATCAAtgagtttttatattttgagacggatggAATATAAAAATCTCTATTCACTTTTAAAACAAaagatatcaatttttttaggtgTGTGATAATGGGAGAGGATTGTCTCCGGTAACATTACCCTCCAGTCCAACTCTAGCCATtagattgaaaataaaaaaatgtaaaaaattaacaaacaaaattttaatggTTAGGATCCAGACTTCTCCCTCTCCGGTGCAATATGCACGGGAGGGAATCCTTTCTCGTGTGATAATATGCATACTAGATGCAGTGGCAGAACTATAGGGGGTGGCTGGGATGGGCCACGGCCACCCTcgagaaaatgagaaattactCTAGTATCCTTTGCatctatataaaattaaaactatttACTAGATATATACCGGTTTGCACATTAAAATAAGCAAATTAAGTGTAGCCCAGTTGTGGTCAATTGATTCTATTGTAACCTTATATTATAGTTTTAGGACGTGAGTTCAACTCCTGCTCCCcctatgttttgattttttgttttttttctttaaaaaaatcattttttgaccaaatttttgtatgaaattatatttttacttaatttatatattataaatttttaatagcCCTCCCGGATTTTATTTTCCGGTTCCGCCACCAACTAGATGCACCAAATTTCATAACAGGTAAATGTCAGAGATTGAATTCTAAACTTCCTTctaaaatttcttcaacattcCAACCTTTTACCAATTGACTTCACCTTCAAGGACAATTCCATCAAAATTAcgagagtagtactagtacTAGATCTAGATGAGTGAGTtctaaaaagttattttattgcATCTCTTTATGTTATATCTCTTTCATGCGATGTATTTACACTCTGATTTTACTTTtgcttaaataaatatattttgtgtttaatgttttatttttggtgaaCAGGTTATGTCTAATGTTAACACATTAACAACTATAATTCACATATATATCCATATGGATCTTCCTCCTCTTTAAAGGGAACGTGGACCATGTTGGCCTATATTTTTCAATACGGTTGGTTCAATAGATTAGATTtattacaaaattgtccttttttGCTTGTGAACAGCCACAGCCACAGCCAAGCCATGTCTTTGTCACGACTCACGACTAGTAGCACAAGCAcaacatactttttttttatatagaattaCACAAGCTAAATGAATATTTGtgatcacaaaaaaaataaatgaatagaTATATATAGAAGAGTTCAAAGTCGTACGTCTACTACTCCCTTCTTTGCTAcacaattttttggtcaagcaAAAATTTCACGGATAAATAAGTTAAGTGTTTAGGGTTCGAACTTCGACTCTGACATATATAAAACGTGATATACCTACTAACTGAACTAAAGTTACTGagacaaaataattattttgtgatCATATTCTAGTTTGAGAGATTAACATATGAAGACAAATAGAATATAcacaaaacacacacacatattATGCCTTGATTGTAGGCCATAATAACattcatattatattattgtcACAATTACACCTATAGATTtcctttgaaaattttatatatgtggAATGATTGTATTAGCTGGAGGATATGTGGTAACCACGACAATAACATAGCAACGAAGCAGGTGACACTTTCCTCCAGTCATAAATTCATAATACAGCTAGTTACAAAACTTTAAAAGTTTGTACCAAAAACACCTGCAAAAATCTCTCtctattaaatttattttaggtCCTGCATATCCTTTTTTATAGAG
This genomic interval from Trifolium pratense cultivar HEN17-A07 linkage group LG6, ARS_RC_1.1, whole genome shotgun sequence contains the following:
- the LOC123888703 gene encoding auxin-binding protein ABP19a-like, encoding MKIIHILFLFTFISFTICHASVNDFCVADLKAPTSNSGYPCKPVESVTSDDFVFHGLVAGNTNNTFKLGVTYASVTNFPALNGLGVTAMRVDIEEGGLAPMHTHPGATELIIMVQGELTAGFVTPTSTYSKALKPGDLFVVPPGMMHYVLNTGKGKVIAYVAFSSEKPSIQTLDLLLFGNNLPSDLVAKTTYLDIDQVKKLKAHFKGSG